In Erpetoichthys calabaricus chromosome 15, fErpCal1.3, whole genome shotgun sequence, one DNA window encodes the following:
- the gtpbp2b gene encoding GTP-binding protein 2b isoform X2: MARCPISITLKKRELITKPNPLGMDPRVAELFGSGAGLMSAAPMHGPGSVNGLGLLSKKTGSKNGKKAKNRATRNTKSNKNPPYLPPEAEEGNIEYKLKLVNPTQYRFEHLVTQMKWRLQEGRGEAIYQIGVEDNGLLVGLSEDDMRASLKTLRRMAEKVGADITVLREREVDYDSDIPRKISEVLVRKVPDDQQFLDLRVAVLGNVDSGKSTLLGVLTQGELDNGRGRARLNLFRHLHEIQSGRTSSISFEILGFNSKGEVVNYSESRTAEEICESASKMITFIDLAGHHKYLKTTIFGLTSYCPDFAMLVVGANTGIAGTTREHLGLAMALKVPIFIVVSKVDLCSKSTTERTVKQLERILKQPGCNKVPMVVDNADDAVTAAQQFAQSPSVSGENLDLLKVFFNILPPLSNSKEQEELMQQLTEFQVDEIYTVPDVGTVVGGTLYSGICREGEQLVVGPTDDGKFLGLKVCSIQRNRSACRVLRARQAATLALGNFDRSLLRKGMVMVSPEMKPTICWMFEAEIVLLFHAKTFRKGFQVTVHVGNVRQTAIVEYLHGKDELRTGEKAVVRFKFIKHPEYLKVGAKLLFREGVTKGIGHVTNLHPVLINQNHSLEE; encoded by the exons ATGGCCCGCTGCCCTATTTCTATTACGTTGAAAAAACGGGAACTAATTACGAAACCAAATCCACTAGGGATGGACCCGCGGGTGGCCGAACTGTTTGGATCAGGCGCCGGTCTCATGTCGGCGGCACCAATGCACGGACCAGGCTCGGTTAACGGCCTTGGGTTGCTGTCCAAAAAAACGGGCTCCAAAAACGGCAAAAAGGCGAAGAATCGAGCGACGCGAAACACCAAATCTAACAAGAACCCACCATATCTACCTCCCGAG gcTGAAGAAGGAAACATAGAGTACAAG CTAAAGTTAGTTAACCCTACACAATATCGATTTGAGCATCTGGTGACGCAGATGAAGTGGCGACTTCAGGAGGGCCGTGGAGAGGCAATCTATCAAATTGGCGTGGAGGATAATGGCTTACTTGTAGGCCTTTCTGAAGACGACATGCGAGCATCTCTTAAAACTCTACGCAGAATGGCTGAGAA AGTTGGTGCTGACATCACAGTGTTGCGAGAAAGGGAGGTGGATTATGATTCAGATATACCCAGAAAAATATCGGAGGTTTTGGTACGAAAAGTACCAGATGACCAGCAG tttttAGACTTGAGGGTGGCCGTTCTTGGCAATGTTGACTCTGGAAAGTCGACTCTTCTTGGTGTACTGACGCAGGGAGAATTGGATAATGGACGGGGACGTGCACGCCTTAATCTGTTCAGACACCTTCATGAAATTCAGTCAGGCAGGACCTCAAGTATCAGCTTTGAGATCCTCGGCTTCAACAGCAAAGGGGAG GTAGTCAACTATAGCGAGTCAAGAACTGCAGAAGAGATCTGTGAAAGTGCTTCCAAGATGATCACTTTTATCGACCTGGCCGGACATCACAAGTACCTAAAAACTACCATTTTTGGCCTCACCAGTTACTGCCCAGACTTTGCTATGCTGGTTGTTGGAGCAAACACAGGCATAG CTGGCACAACACGAGAGCACTTGGGTTTGGCCATGGCTCTTAAGGTGCCCATCTTCATTGTGGTCAGCAAGGTGGACCTGTGCAGCAAGAGCACCACAGAGCGCACAGTTAAGCAGCTAGAGAGGATTCTGAAGCAGCCGGGCTGTAATAAGGTGCCAATGGTGGTGGATAATGCTGATGATGCAGTCACTGCTGCCCAGCAGTTTGCTCAGTCGCCCAG TGTTTCTGGGGAAAACTTAGATTTGCTAAAGGTCTTCTTCAACATCCTGCCACCCCTGAGCAACAGCAAAGAACAGGAGGAGCTCATGCAGCAACTCACCGAGTTTCAG GTTGATGAAATCTACACCGTACCAGATGTTGGGACCGTTGTTGGTGGAACTCTCTACAG TGGGATCTGCCGAGAGGGAGAACAGCTTGTTGTTGGCCCAACTGATGATGGAAAATTCCTGGGATTGAAAGTTTGCAGCATTCAGCGGAACCGCTCAGCCTGCAGGGTTCTACGAGCTAGACAGGCCGCCACCCTCGCCCTGGGAAATTTTGACAGATCACTCCTCAGGAAG GGAATGGTGATGGTGAGCCCAGAGATGAAACCAACCATATGCTGGATGTTTGAAGCAGAGATTGTACTTCTGTTCCATGCCAAAACTTTCCGGAAAGGTTTCCAAGTCACTGTCCATGTCGGGAATGTCCGGCAAACCGCAATCGTTGAGTACTTGCACGGGAAG GATGAATTGCGAACAGGTGAGAAGGCAGTGGTGCGGTTCAAGTTCATTAAACACCCTGAGTATTTGAAAGTTGGAGCCAAGCTACTGTTCCGGGAAGGAGTTACTAAAGGGATCGGACACGTTACAAACCTGCATCCAGTGTTGATAAATCAGAATCATTCTTTAGAAGAGTGA
- the gtpbp2b gene encoding GTP-binding protein 2b isoform X1, whose translation MARCPISITLKKRELITKPNPLGMDPRVAELFGSGAGLMSAAPMHGPGSVNGLGLLSKKTGSKNGKKAKNRATRNTKSNKNPPYLPPEAEEGNIEYKLKLVNPTQYRFEHLVTQMKWRLQEGRGEAIYQIGVEDNGLLVGLSEDDMRASLKTLRRMAEKVGADITVLREREVDYDSDIPRKISEVLVRKVPDDQQFLDLRVAVLGNVDSGKSTLLGVLTQGELDNGRGRARLNLFRHLHEIQSGRTSSISFEILGFNSKGEVVNYSESRTAEEICESASKMITFIDLAGHHKYLKTTIFGLTSYCPDFAMLVVGANTGIAGTTREHLGLAMALKVPIFIVVSKVDLCSKSTTERTVKQLERILKQPGCNKVPMVVDNADDAVTAAQQFAQSPSITPIFTLSSVSGENLDLLKVFFNILPPLSNSKEQEELMQQLTEFQVDEIYTVPDVGTVVGGTLYSGICREGEQLVVGPTDDGKFLGLKVCSIQRNRSACRVLRARQAATLALGNFDRSLLRKGMVMVSPEMKPTICWMFEAEIVLLFHAKTFRKGFQVTVHVGNVRQTAIVEYLHGKDELRTGEKAVVRFKFIKHPEYLKVGAKLLFREGVTKGIGHVTNLHPVLINQNHSLEE comes from the exons ATGGCCCGCTGCCCTATTTCTATTACGTTGAAAAAACGGGAACTAATTACGAAACCAAATCCACTAGGGATGGACCCGCGGGTGGCCGAACTGTTTGGATCAGGCGCCGGTCTCATGTCGGCGGCACCAATGCACGGACCAGGCTCGGTTAACGGCCTTGGGTTGCTGTCCAAAAAAACGGGCTCCAAAAACGGCAAAAAGGCGAAGAATCGAGCGACGCGAAACACCAAATCTAACAAGAACCCACCATATCTACCTCCCGAG gcTGAAGAAGGAAACATAGAGTACAAG CTAAAGTTAGTTAACCCTACACAATATCGATTTGAGCATCTGGTGACGCAGATGAAGTGGCGACTTCAGGAGGGCCGTGGAGAGGCAATCTATCAAATTGGCGTGGAGGATAATGGCTTACTTGTAGGCCTTTCTGAAGACGACATGCGAGCATCTCTTAAAACTCTACGCAGAATGGCTGAGAA AGTTGGTGCTGACATCACAGTGTTGCGAGAAAGGGAGGTGGATTATGATTCAGATATACCCAGAAAAATATCGGAGGTTTTGGTACGAAAAGTACCAGATGACCAGCAG tttttAGACTTGAGGGTGGCCGTTCTTGGCAATGTTGACTCTGGAAAGTCGACTCTTCTTGGTGTACTGACGCAGGGAGAATTGGATAATGGACGGGGACGTGCACGCCTTAATCTGTTCAGACACCTTCATGAAATTCAGTCAGGCAGGACCTCAAGTATCAGCTTTGAGATCCTCGGCTTCAACAGCAAAGGGGAG GTAGTCAACTATAGCGAGTCAAGAACTGCAGAAGAGATCTGTGAAAGTGCTTCCAAGATGATCACTTTTATCGACCTGGCCGGACATCACAAGTACCTAAAAACTACCATTTTTGGCCTCACCAGTTACTGCCCAGACTTTGCTATGCTGGTTGTTGGAGCAAACACAGGCATAG CTGGCACAACACGAGAGCACTTGGGTTTGGCCATGGCTCTTAAGGTGCCCATCTTCATTGTGGTCAGCAAGGTGGACCTGTGCAGCAAGAGCACCACAGAGCGCACAGTTAAGCAGCTAGAGAGGATTCTGAAGCAGCCGGGCTGTAATAAGGTGCCAATGGTGGTGGATAATGCTGATGATGCAGTCACTGCTGCCCAGCAGTTTGCTCAGTCGCCCAG CATCACTCCCATCTTCACACTGTCTAGTGTTTCTGGGGAAAACTTAGATTTGCTAAAGGTCTTCTTCAACATCCTGCCACCCCTGAGCAACAGCAAAGAACAGGAGGAGCTCATGCAGCAACTCACCGAGTTTCAG GTTGATGAAATCTACACCGTACCAGATGTTGGGACCGTTGTTGGTGGAACTCTCTACAG TGGGATCTGCCGAGAGGGAGAACAGCTTGTTGTTGGCCCAACTGATGATGGAAAATTCCTGGGATTGAAAGTTTGCAGCATTCAGCGGAACCGCTCAGCCTGCAGGGTTCTACGAGCTAGACAGGCCGCCACCCTCGCCCTGGGAAATTTTGACAGATCACTCCTCAGGAAG GGAATGGTGATGGTGAGCCCAGAGATGAAACCAACCATATGCTGGATGTTTGAAGCAGAGATTGTACTTCTGTTCCATGCCAAAACTTTCCGGAAAGGTTTCCAAGTCACTGTCCATGTCGGGAATGTCCGGCAAACCGCAATCGTTGAGTACTTGCACGGGAAG GATGAATTGCGAACAGGTGAGAAGGCAGTGGTGCGGTTCAAGTTCATTAAACACCCTGAGTATTTGAAAGTTGGAGCCAAGCTACTGTTCCGGGAAGGAGTTACTAAAGGGATCGGACACGTTACAAACCTGCATCCAGTGTTGATAAATCAGAATCATTCTTTAGAAGAGTGA